Below is a genomic region from Streptomyces sp. RPA4-2.
AGGAGGAGGCCGCCTACAAGGCGCAGACGGCCTGGCTCAGCTCCGGCGTCCTCGCCGAGATCGACGGCAGGGCGTCGGCGCAGGGCAAGGAGGCCGTGAAGTACGCCACCGACCAGATCGGCAAGCCGTACGTGTGGGGCGCCGAGGGCCCGAAGTCGTACGACTGCTCGGGGCTGACCTCCCAGGCCTGGATCTCCGCGGGCCACGGCATCCCGCGCACCTCTCAGGAGCAGTGGAAGCAGCTCACCCACGTCGCCATCAAGGACATGCGCCCCGGCGACCTGATCATCTACTTCGACGACGCCAGCCATGTCGCGATGTACATCGGGGACGGCGCCATCGTGCACGCGCCCCGGCCGGGCCGGACGGTGACCGTCGCGGGCGCGGGATCGATGCCGATACTGGGGGTCGTACGGCCGGACGCGTGAGGCGTCTGGCGCGGGCCCGAGGCACCGGGTGTGGGCGGGCCCGAGGCACTGGGCACGGGTCGGCCCGAGGCACCGGGCGTGGAGCCCGGGACATGCGGCGTGACCGCCCGGTGACCGGGCCCCGCGCACCGCGCGCCCTGTCGTGACCCACCGCACGTGACCTGCCCCACGGGGGCGCCCAGCTCCCCCGCCCGGGGACGTGACGTTCGTCATCTTCGGCCACCCGGCATCCTGTCCAAGTGCGGTACAGGATGCGGCATATGACGGTGGCCGATTGCCGGAAGCCCCGCCGCACACCATTCCCCCGCGGCGTCCGCTACCGCTATGGTCCCCGTCGGTGGGTCGAGGACCTTCGCCCCACCACGCCCTCGGGGGGAGGGAAGGAACAGACGATGCCCGTACCCATACCGCGGCAGAGAGCGATCCCGGCCGCGGAAAGTGGTCAGGCTTCAGCCGCGTTCTCACCCGGCGGCCCATCCGGAGAGTCAACCGGCGGCCCCGCCGGACACGCGACTGGCGGCCCGGCCGAAGCCTTGCCGGCGCCCCGCGCCGCGACCCCGGTCGACAGCACCACCAACCTGACCCTGCTGGTCATCGAGGACGACCCGGCCGGTTCGCTGAGCGTGCCCGAAATGCTCGACGCGGCCGGCAAGCCGATCCGTATCCGTACTGCCCGCAACCTCACCGAGGCCGAGCGGCTGCTCACCGACGACGTCCACTGCATCCTGCTCGACCTCGCGCTGCCGGCGCCGGGCCGGGCGGCCGAGTCGGACGACGAGCTGGCCACGCTCAAGCACGTACTGCGGCTCGCGCCCCGGCACGCCGTGCTCGCGCTCACCGCGTCGGGCGACGCCGAGCGGGGCGCCGAAGCGGTACGCGTCGGCGCCCAGGACTACCTGTTCCGCGACGAGCTGGACGGCCGGCTGCTGAGCCGCGCGATCCGGTACGCGGTGGAGCGGAAACGTTCCGACAAGGCCGAGCGACGGCTCACCGAGTCCAGGCTGCGCGCCCAGGAGAACGCGCGCCTGGAACGCGGACTGCTGCCGACCCCGCTCCTGGAGGGCTCCTCGCTGCGGTTCGCCGCGCGCTACCGCCCCGGTCGCTCCCGGGCCCTGCTCGGCGGCGACTTCTACGACACGGTCCGTACGGCCGACGGCACGGTGCACGCCATGATCGGCGACGTCTGCGGGCACGGACCCGACGAGGCGGCGCTCGGCGTGGAGCTGCGCATCGCCTGGCGGGCGCTGACGTTCGCGGGGATGTGCGGCGACGAGCTGCTCTCGACGCTCCAGCAGGTCCTGGAGCACGAACGCGAGAGCGACGAGATCTTCGCGACGCTGTGCACGGTGGACATCGCGCCGGACGGCCGCCGTGCCGGGCTCTGCCTGGCCGGTCACCCGTCCCCGCTGATAGCCCGCCCCGGCCGCCCGGCCGAACTGCTGCCGTACGAGAACGGCGGCCCGGCGCTCGGTCTGCTGCCCGGCGCCCGCTGGCCGCGCCAGCAGGTGGAGCTGGGCGGCGAGTGGAGTCTGATGCTCTACACGGACGGTCTGATCGAGGGCCGTATCGGCGAGGGCAACCAGCGGCTCGGCCAGGACGGCATGGTGGACATGGTCCGCCGCCAGCTCGCCGAGGGGCTGGAGGGCGAACAGCTGCTGCGGGCCGCCGTGAGCGAGGTGCGCGAACTCAACGGCGGAGAGCTGACGGACGACGTCGCGGTGCTGCTGCTGGACCGCATGCCGTAGCGCCGTACGGCCGCCGGAGCGCCGTATACGTGCCTGGTGGTCAACGACCGCCGTTGTACGGGCCGTAGGGGCCGTCGCTGCTGCTTCCGCCGCGGCGGCCTCCGCCTCCGGAGACCTGACGGAGCGCGGGGCGTACGTCCACGAAGAAGACGATCGTGGCGACCAGCCCGGCGATCTGCAGGAAGATTATCGGGACCAGCAGGTTCACGGCCACCGTGATGCCCAGGATGATCAGCCAGAACATCTTGTTCTGCTTGTCCGCCGCGCGGTACGCGTCCTCGCGGGCGATCGCGGCCATCCCCAGTGCCACCACAGCGAGCACCAGCATGGCCAGGAAGATCAGCGACATGAAGCCGCCGAATGCCGTCAACAGCACTATGCACACCGCCCGAGTCGAATCATCTCTACGGTCACCGTACCCGGAGAACGGGCCGGGAACTCTGAGAGTGCCCGGCCCGTCCCCGCATCGCTACGCCGTTCGCCCGCCATGTCCGTCGGCGGGCTCGCGGCGGCCGCTCACTTCGCGGGCGGAGTCGTCTTCTTGGCGACGGGCTTGCGCAGCGGGGCCTTCTTCGGCGCGGTCTTCTTGGCCCCGACGGGCTCGGCGGCGACCGTGGCCGGCTTCGGCTCTTCCTTGACCGGGACGGGCTGCGCGTCCGGCTCGACGGCCACGGCCAGTTCCTCGATGCCGTCGGCCGCCTCGCCGCGCCAGGTCCGCACGGTCTGCTCGCCGTGCTCGGCGACCTTCTCGTACGTCTCCCGGGCCTTCACGGCGTACTCGGCGGCG
It encodes:
- a CDS encoding PP2C family protein-serine/threonine phosphatase produces the protein MPVPIPRQRAIPAAESGQASAAFSPGGPSGESTGGPAGHATGGPAEALPAPRAATPVDSTTNLTLLVIEDDPAGSLSVPEMLDAAGKPIRIRTARNLTEAERLLTDDVHCILLDLALPAPGRAAESDDELATLKHVLRLAPRHAVLALTASGDAERGAEAVRVGAQDYLFRDELDGRLLSRAIRYAVERKRSDKAERRLTESRLRAQENARLERGLLPTPLLEGSSLRFAARYRPGRSRALLGGDFYDTVRTADGTVHAMIGDVCGHGPDEAALGVELRIAWRALTFAGMCGDELLSTLQQVLEHERESDEIFATLCTVDIAPDGRRAGLCLAGHPSPLIARPGRPAELLPYENGGPALGLLPGARWPRQQVELGGEWSLMLYTDGLIEGRIGEGNQRLGQDGMVDMVRRQLAEGLEGEQLLRAAVSEVRELNGGELTDDVAVLLLDRMP
- a CDS encoding DUF2516 family protein, which translates into the protein MLLTAFGGFMSLIFLAMLVLAVVALGMAAIAREDAYRAADKQNKMFWLIILGITVAVNLLVPIIFLQIAGLVATIVFFVDVRPALRQVSGGGGRRGGSSSDGPYGPYNGGR